From the genome of Arvicola amphibius chromosome 9, mArvAmp1.2, whole genome shotgun sequence, one region includes:
- the LOC119822288 gene encoding bromo and FHA domain-containing protein DDB_G0267958-like yields MEWHGPVPWPVVPWASDFGEERWVNSIFDPVPKIPPVKDIWDKEKEEEEEEEEEEEEEEEEKEEIVDKEEKEENRIKTLLGVPRQDSVWGLMAWPRPSPEQARWWEEFSLPPLRGSCLCQCRLRTKTKLHPLPSLASCSTSKMLPSLETKEEEPCWLRNQPLLEPPPASRLKIPKTVPRLPPKVSPKISTVPKPGQQQTSMSMWPPLILNSPSKSSALKGQHTSSAKEASHIPGAWGNPLPHLPSK; encoded by the exons ATGGAGTGGCATGGGCCGGTCCCATGGCCTGTTGTCCCCTGGGCAAGTGACTTCGGAG AGGAAAGATGGGTGAATTCCATCTTCGATCCTGTGCCCAAGATCCCACCAGTGAAGGATATTTgggacaaagaaaaggaagaggaagaagaggaagaagaggaagaggaggaggaggaagaggagaaggaggagattgtagacaaagaagagaaagaagaaaacag GATCAAGACCCTCCTCGGAGTACCCAGGCAGGACTCAGTGTGGGGCCTGATGGCTTGGCCCAGGCCCTCCCCAGAGCAAGCCCGGTGGTGGGAAGAATTTTCCCTGCCCCCACTCCGTGGATCCTGCCTCTGTCAGTGCAGACTGAGGACAAAGACGAAGCTCCACCCCCTGCCCTCCCTGGCCTCCTGCTCCACCTCCAAAATGTTGCCCTCACTGGAAACCAAGGAAGAAGAGCCTTGCTGGCTAAGAAACCAGCCTCTGCTGGAGCCTCCACCAGCTTCCAGACTGAAGATCCCCAAGACGGTCCCCAGGCTTCCTCCCAAGGTCTCTCCCAAGATATCTACTGTCCCCAAACCTGGGCAGCAGCAGACCTCAATGTCAATGTGGCCTCCCCTTATTCTCAATTCTCCCTCCAAGAGTTCTGCTCTTAAGGGACAACACACATCCTCTGCCAAGGAGGCCTCCCATATCCCAGGTGCCTGGGGCAATCCCTTGCCTCACCttccttcaaaataa